A stretch of the Agromyces larvae genome encodes the following:
- a CDS encoding O-acetylhomoserine aminocarboxypropyltransferase/cysteine synthase family protein, which produces MADREYGFKTRAIHAGNIPDAVTGARALPIYQSTAFVFDDTADAAARFALQKYGNIYSRLANPTAASFEERVASLEGGLGAVATASGLSAQYITFASLVGAGDHIVASSQLYGGSITQLDVTLRRFGVETTFVAGTDADDYAAAIRDNTKALFVETIANPSGEIADLEALADVAHAHGIPFIVDSTIATPYLNRPIEWGADIVTHSATKFLGGHGTTLGGVVVESGRFHWHSEKFPLFGEPVPSYGGLEWSGNFGEYAFLTRLRAEQLRDIGPVLPAHSAFLLAQGVETLPYRIQAHVDNARVVAEWLEQDPRIERVFWAGLPNHQHHERAQKYLPLGPGSVFSFEVKGGREVGQKLIESVDLASHVANIGDAKTLIIHPASTTHAQLSEQQLVDAGVLPGVVRLSVGLEDVDDIIYDLDQALNAATGGAR; this is translated from the coding sequence ATGGCAGACCGCGAATACGGCTTCAAGACGCGTGCGATCCACGCGGGCAACATCCCCGATGCGGTGACGGGCGCACGCGCCCTCCCGATCTACCAGTCGACGGCGTTCGTCTTCGACGACACCGCCGATGCCGCCGCCCGGTTCGCCCTGCAGAAGTACGGCAACATCTACTCGCGGCTGGCGAACCCCACGGCCGCCAGCTTCGAAGAGCGCGTCGCGAGCCTCGAGGGCGGGCTCGGCGCGGTCGCGACGGCGAGCGGGCTGAGCGCGCAGTACATCACCTTCGCGAGCCTGGTCGGCGCCGGCGACCACATCGTCGCATCGTCGCAGCTGTACGGCGGTTCGATCACCCAGCTGGATGTCACGCTCCGCCGTTTCGGCGTCGAGACCACGTTCGTCGCCGGCACCGACGCCGACGACTACGCGGCCGCCATCCGCGACAACACGAAGGCGCTGTTCGTCGAGACCATCGCGAACCCGTCGGGCGAGATCGCCGACCTCGAGGCGCTCGCCGACGTGGCGCACGCGCACGGCATCCCGTTCATCGTCGACTCGACCATCGCGACGCCGTACCTCAACCGCCCGATCGAGTGGGGCGCCGACATCGTCACCCACTCGGCCACCAAGTTCCTCGGCGGGCACGGCACGACGCTCGGCGGCGTGGTCGTCGAGAGCGGCCGGTTCCACTGGCACTCCGAGAAGTTCCCGCTGTTCGGCGAGCCGGTGCCGAGCTACGGCGGCCTCGAGTGGAGCGGCAACTTCGGCGAGTACGCGTTCCTCACGCGCCTGCGCGCCGAACAGCTGCGCGACATCGGCCCGGTGCTGCCGGCGCACTCCGCGTTCCTGCTCGCACAGGGCGTCGAGACGCTGCCGTACCGCATCCAGGCGCACGTCGACAACGCCCGCGTCGTCGCCGAATGGCTCGAGCAGGATCCGCGCATCGAGCGCGTGTTCTGGGCGGGCCTGCCGAACCACCAGCACCACGAACGCGCGCAGAAGTACCTGCCGCTGGGCCCGGGCTCGGTGTTCAGCTTCGAGGTGAAGGGCGGCCGCGAGGTCGGCCAGAAGCTCATCGAGTCGGTCGACCTGGCGAGCCACGTCGCGAACATCGGCGACGCGAAGACGCTCATCATCCACCCCGCGTCGACCACGCACGCCCAGCTCAGCGAGCAGCAGCTCGTCGATGCGGGAGTGCTCCCCGGCGTCGTCCGGCTCTCCGTCGGCCTCGAAGACGTCGACGACATCATCTACGATCTCGATCAGGCGCTGAACGCCGCCACCGGAGGTGCACGATGA
- a CDS encoding CoA-binding protein, with amino-acid sequence MTASTASATEAPADRETVRLANGLSCELPASSPLAKLLRSQRTWVGPDAKQRLRILNAAKSVAIVGASPNPTRSSYFVGTYLQQSSDFRLYFVNPNATEILGQPAYASLNDLPEVPDIVVVFRRGSDIPQVVDEVVAAGAKTIWVQLGIWNQDAAYYGEQQGLTVVMDRCIKVEHARFHGGLHLLGFDTGQITSRKTIR; translated from the coding sequence ATGACCGCTTCGACAGCCTCAGCGACTGAAGCACCGGCAGACCGCGAGACCGTCCGGCTCGCGAACGGGCTGTCCTGCGAGCTGCCGGCGAGCTCGCCGCTGGCGAAGCTCCTGCGCTCGCAGCGCACCTGGGTGGGGCCCGACGCGAAGCAGCGCCTGCGCATCCTGAACGCGGCGAAGTCGGTCGCGATCGTCGGCGCCTCGCCGAACCCGACCCGCTCGAGCTACTTCGTCGGCACCTACCTGCAGCAGTCGAGCGACTTCCGCCTGTACTTCGTCAACCCGAACGCGACCGAGATCCTCGGCCAGCCCGCGTACGCGTCGCTGAACGACCTGCCCGAGGTGCCCGACATCGTCGTGGTGTTCCGTCGCGGCAGCGACATCCCGCAGGTGGTCGACGAGGTCGTCGCGGCCGGCGCGAAGACCATCTGGGTGCAGCTGGGCATCTGGAACCAGGATGCCGCGTACTACGGCGAGCAGCAGGGCCTCACGGTCGTCATGGACCGCTGCATCAAGGTCGAGCACGCGCGGTTCCACGGCGGGCTCCACCTGCTCGGCTTCGACACCGGCCAGATCACGAGCCGCAAGACGATCCGCTAG
- a CDS encoding ATP-binding protein, which yields MPTDYRGLRVALLGPVLVEGRDGVLAEPPGVLAKALLAALTGPDGRGVDRTHGVDAITDGVWGDDPPRNAKQALQTLVSRLRSACAEGLIDSRAGGYALAIPAHATDVGLAHRLGREAAEHARAGDHDAAVGCLDTALSLWRGEPGLDLGSAPAGTELADAAAALRVGLRELRARCLLDAGDPDGALAELEPLAAGHPLDEHLQHTRLRALAAAGRRTEAISAFAAIRAALRDELGISPGPSLVALNAELLRADDDEASAPHPAPTAATAPIARPPAGGLRASRARIGLRAAPNPLIGRDDDVRRVEALLAQHRLVTILGTGGLGKTRLAHEVATRSDAPVVVVTELASIRSDDDVPLALASTLGIREASAAGTLLSDRAPRPDLRERIVDQLGERPTLLVVDNCEQIIEGAAGWVADLLGALPELTVLATSRSPLEIGAERVYRLDPLAADDDLGTAAGPAVQLFVERAHAARPGAALPPEPIARLCERLDGLPLAIELAAARIRSMSVEQIEARLGDRFALLAGGDRSAPERQRTLLSVIEWSWALLSPAERRALPRLAWFVDGFALDAAEAVLDDAAAVDVLDGLIAQSLLSVAEDATGRPRYRMLETVREFGQSRLGDDERTAARDAIDAWARAFSEQTLATLRGPGQVEALTRIATEQDNLVAILRGAVERRDAPVILPVFACLGHFWTIRSAHSEILAFSSAVLDATRGFRPTAADATSTTLAFTLIAGTNLAVFTTTGLRALARLRTVARLRLPVPRWLEAIGGFVLAAPDLSEASRRIDEMAESDDPETALLASIMRTQFAENAGDPETALVIGRRAHTLATELGDVWAMAMSAMLLAELAAQDGDPEGTLRWATTSRASLIAIGATEDLREVDWRIATALLNADRRAEAAERFDALVETDPAFPDGVELSKMAEFGRAELARLQGRNDEALALAHVVVDGYTDPRMRSSPWFLLTLAAFVAGGVQSGWPEADLTAWAELLRRRTAATLRARPRFTDRPVLGTAAAGWSAWAAGHPPVADRAAELFALAEALRSRQDLPALSRDAIERSIAPVLGADRLAAARERVSAMTPDEQTERARTLMAEPVPAV from the coding sequence GTGCCGACCGATTACCGGGGACTCCGCGTCGCGCTCCTCGGCCCCGTGCTCGTCGAGGGGCGCGACGGCGTGCTCGCCGAACCGCCGGGCGTGCTCGCGAAGGCGCTGCTCGCCGCGCTCACCGGGCCCGACGGTCGCGGGGTGGATCGCACGCACGGCGTCGACGCGATCACCGACGGCGTGTGGGGCGACGATCCGCCGCGCAACGCGAAGCAGGCGCTGCAGACCCTCGTGTCCCGACTGAGATCGGCGTGCGCCGAGGGGCTCATCGACTCCCGTGCCGGCGGGTACGCGCTGGCGATCCCCGCCCACGCGACCGACGTCGGGCTGGCTCACCGGCTCGGCCGCGAGGCGGCCGAACATGCCCGCGCCGGCGATCACGACGCGGCGGTCGGATGCCTCGACACGGCGCTGTCCCTCTGGCGCGGCGAGCCCGGGCTCGATCTCGGCTCCGCACCCGCGGGCACGGAACTCGCCGACGCGGCGGCCGCGCTCCGGGTCGGCCTCCGGGAACTGCGCGCCCGCTGCCTGCTCGACGCCGGGGATCCCGACGGGGCGCTCGCCGAACTCGAGCCGCTCGCGGCGGGTCATCCGCTCGACGAGCACCTGCAGCACACCCGGCTGCGCGCGCTCGCGGCCGCCGGGCGCCGCACCGAGGCGATCTCCGCGTTCGCTGCCATCCGCGCTGCGCTGCGCGACGAGCTCGGCATCTCCCCCGGCCCGTCGCTCGTCGCGTTGAACGCCGAACTGCTGAGGGCCGACGACGACGAGGCATCCGCCCCGCACCCGGCACCGACCGCGGCGACCGCTCCGATCGCCCGCCCGCCCGCCGGCGGGCTGCGGGCCTCGCGCGCCCGCATCGGCCTGCGCGCCGCGCCGAACCCCCTCATCGGCCGCGACGACGACGTGCGACGCGTCGAAGCCCTCCTCGCCCAGCACCGGCTCGTGACGATCCTCGGCACCGGAGGGCTCGGCAAGACCCGCCTCGCGCACGAGGTCGCCACCCGCTCGGACGCCCCCGTCGTCGTGGTCACCGAGCTGGCGAGCATCCGTTCCGACGACGACGTGCCGCTCGCGCTCGCCTCGACGCTCGGGATCCGCGAGGCGAGCGCGGCCGGCACCCTGCTCAGCGACCGTGCGCCCCGCCCCGACCTGCGGGAACGCATCGTCGACCAGCTCGGCGAACGCCCCACGCTCCTCGTCGTCGACAACTGCGAGCAGATCATCGAGGGCGCGGCCGGCTGGGTGGCCGACCTGCTCGGCGCGCTGCCCGAGCTCACCGTGCTCGCGACGAGCCGCAGCCCGCTCGAGATCGGCGCCGAACGCGTCTACCGCCTCGACCCGCTCGCCGCCGACGACGATCTCGGCACAGCCGCCGGCCCCGCCGTGCAGCTGTTCGTCGAGCGCGCGCACGCCGCCCGGCCCGGCGCCGCGCTCCCGCCCGAGCCGATCGCCCGGCTCTGCGAACGGCTGGACGGCCTGCCGCTCGCGATCGAACTCGCCGCGGCCCGCATCCGCTCGATGAGCGTCGAGCAGATCGAGGCCCGCCTCGGCGACCGGTTCGCGCTCCTGGCCGGCGGCGACCGCTCGGCCCCCGAACGCCAGCGCACCCTGCTCTCGGTCATCGAGTGGAGCTGGGCGCTGCTGAGCCCCGCCGAACGACGAGCCCTGCCGCGGCTGGCCTGGTTCGTCGACGGCTTCGCGCTCGACGCGGCCGAAGCGGTGCTCGACGATGCGGCCGCCGTCGATGTGCTCGACGGCCTGATCGCGCAGTCGCTGCTGTCGGTCGCCGAGGACGCGACCGGCCGACCTCGCTATCGCATGCTCGAGACGGTCCGCGAGTTCGGGCAGTCCCGGCTGGGCGACGACGAACGCACGGCCGCGCGCGACGCGATCGACGCGTGGGCCCGGGCGTTCTCCGAGCAGACGCTGGCCACCCTGCGCGGACCGGGTCAGGTCGAGGCGCTCACCCGCATCGCGACCGAGCAGGACAACCTCGTCGCGATCCTCCGGGGCGCCGTCGAGCGCCGCGATGCGCCCGTGATCCTGCCGGTGTTCGCGTGTCTCGGGCACTTCTGGACGATCCGCAGCGCCCACTCCGAGATCCTCGCGTTCAGCTCGGCGGTGCTCGACGCCACCCGCGGCTTCCGCCCGACCGCGGCCGACGCCACGTCGACGACGCTCGCGTTCACGCTCATCGCGGGCACCAACCTCGCGGTCTTCACCACGACGGGGCTGCGGGCGCTCGCGCGTCTGCGCACGGTGGCGCGCCTGCGGTTGCCCGTGCCGCGCTGGCTCGAGGCGATCGGCGGATTCGTCCTCGCCGCGCCCGACCTCTCCGAGGCGAGCCGGCGCATCGACGAGATGGCCGAGTCCGACGACCCCGAGACCGCGCTGCTGGCGAGCATCATGCGCACCCAGTTCGCCGAGAACGCGGGCGATCCCGAGACCGCACTGGTCATCGGCCGGCGCGCGCACACGCTCGCGACGGAGCTCGGCGACGTCTGGGCCATGGCGATGTCGGCGATGCTGCTCGCCGAGCTCGCCGCGCAGGACGGCGACCCCGAGGGCACGCTCCGCTGGGCGACGACGTCCCGCGCCTCGCTCATCGCGATCGGCGCGACCGAGGATCTGCGCGAGGTCGACTGGCGGATCGCGACCGCCCTCCTGAACGCCGACCGGCGTGCCGAGGCGGCCGAACGGTTCGATGCGCTGGTCGAGACCGACCCCGCCTTCCCCGACGGGGTGGAGCTGTCGAAGATGGCGGAGTTCGGTCGCGCGGAGCTCGCCCGGCTCCAGGGCCGGAACGACGAGGCGCTCGCCCTCGCCCACGTCGTGGTCGACGGCTACACCGACCCGCGCATGCGCTCGTCGCCGTGGTTCCTGCTGACGCTCGCCGCGTTCGTCGCCGGCGGCGTCCAGTCGGGGTGGCCCGAGGCCGACCTCACCGCCTGGGCCGAGCTCCTGCGTCGCCGCACGGCGGCGACGCTGCGTGCCCGGCCGCGCTTCACCGACCGGCCGGTGCTCGGCACCGCGGCCGCGGGCTGGAGCGCGTGGGCTGCGGGGCATCCGCCCGTCGCCGACCGCGCGGCCGAGCTCTTCGCCCTCGCCGAGGCGCTGCGCTCCCGCCAGGACCTCCCCGCGCTCAGCCGCGACGCCATCGAACGCAGCATCGCGCCCGTGCTCGGTGCCGACCGGCTCGCGGCCGCTCGCGAACGCGTCTCCGCGATGACGCCCGACGAGCAGACGGAACGGGCCCGCACCCTGATGGCGGAGCCCGTTCCGGCGGTGTGA
- a CDS encoding ABC transporter permease: MSAVIAPGKIVPPSERTLKNSTSIAQTVQHTFTMAYRGLVKIRRTPEQLVDVTVQPIIFTLMFAYLFGGAIAGDVQSYLPALIPGILVQTVITTSVVTGTQLREDMDKGVFDRFRSLPIARIAPLSGALLADTLRYAIATTLTFVMGFIMGYHPAGGLGSVVVAGLLVIACSWAISWIFAFFGVIARTAASVQGISMLVLFPLTFLSNAYVPVDTMPSWLAWFANVNPISHLVTAVRELANNGVFGADAWISILGAAVIVAIFAPLTVRAYMRKA, translated from the coding sequence ATGAGCGCCGTCATCGCACCCGGCAAGATCGTCCCGCCCTCCGAGCGCACGCTCAAGAACTCGACGAGCATCGCCCAGACGGTGCAGCACACCTTCACGATGGCCTACCGCGGCCTCGTGAAGATCCGCCGCACGCCCGAGCAGCTCGTGGACGTCACGGTGCAGCCGATCATCTTCACGCTCATGTTCGCCTACCTGTTCGGCGGCGCGATCGCGGGCGACGTGCAGAGCTATCTGCCGGCGCTGATCCCCGGCATCCTCGTGCAGACCGTCATCACGACGTCGGTCGTGACGGGCACGCAGCTCCGCGAGGACATGGACAAGGGCGTGTTCGACCGATTCCGATCCTTGCCGATCGCCCGCATCGCGCCGCTGTCGGGAGCGCTCCTGGCCGACACGCTCCGGTACGCGATCGCGACGACCCTCACGTTCGTGATGGGCTTCATCATGGGCTACCACCCCGCTGGAGGCCTCGGGAGCGTCGTCGTCGCCGGCCTGCTCGTGATCGCGTGCTCGTGGGCGATCAGCTGGATCTTCGCGTTCTTCGGCGTCATCGCCCGCACCGCGGCGAGTGTGCAGGGCATCTCGATGCTCGTGCTGTTCCCGTTGACGTTCCTGTCGAACGCCTACGTCCCGGTCGACACGATGCCGAGCTGGCTCGCGTGGTTCGCGAACGTCAACCCGATCTCGCACCTCGTGACCGCGGTGCGCGAACTCGCGAACAACGGCGTGTTCGGTGCCGACGCGTGGATCTCGATCCTCGGCGCCGCGGTGATCGTCGCGATCTTCGCGCCGCTCACGGTGCGGGCGTACATGCGCAAGGCGTGA
- a CDS encoding ATP-binding cassette domain-containing protein, with protein MTKNSTSSGDWAVEADGLVKVFGQNRAVDGVDLRVATGTVYGVLGPNGAGKTTTINMLATLLRPDGGSARIFGHDVVREPQIVRQLIGVTGQFASVDETLSATENLMIFSRLLGLSRAEARAKSVDLLERFGLAEAAKRPLKNFSGGMRRRLDLAASLIAQPPLIFLDEPTTGLDPRTRGQMWDTIRELVATGSTVVLTTQYLDEADQLADRIAVIDRGRVVAEGTADELKASVGTSALQLRLADPADHDDALRAIEQVLGVRGTLSPEAARITAPMADPDRVADLLITLREAGIHLAEMSVQKPTLDEVFLTITGHDAADQFDPADAAPEKEQVHA; from the coding sequence ATGACCAAGAACAGCACTTCCAGCGGCGACTGGGCCGTCGAGGCCGACGGCCTCGTCAAGGTCTTCGGCCAGAACCGCGCCGTCGACGGCGTCGACCTGCGGGTCGCGACGGGCACCGTCTACGGCGTCCTCGGCCCGAACGGCGCCGGCAAGACCACCACCATCAACATGCTTGCGACCCTGCTGCGCCCCGACGGCGGCTCAGCCCGCATCTTCGGGCACGACGTCGTCAGAGAGCCGCAGATCGTGCGCCAGCTCATCGGCGTCACCGGCCAGTTCGCGTCGGTCGACGAGACGCTCTCGGCCACCGAGAACCTGATGATCTTCTCGCGGCTGCTCGGTCTCAGCCGAGCCGAGGCCCGCGCCAAGTCGGTCGACCTGCTCGAACGCTTCGGACTCGCCGAGGCCGCGAAGCGTCCGCTGAAGAACTTCTCGGGCGGGATGCGCCGCCGGCTCGACCTCGCGGCATCCCTCATCGCGCAGCCCCCGCTGATCTTCCTCGACGAGCCGACCACCGGCCTCGACCCGCGAACGCGCGGCCAGATGTGGGACACGATCCGCGAACTCGTCGCGACCGGCTCGACCGTCGTGCTCACGACGCAGTACCTCGACGAGGCCGACCAGCTCGCCGATCGCATCGCGGTCATCGACCGGGGCAGGGTCGTCGCCGAGGGCACCGCCGACGAGCTGAAGGCCTCGGTCGGCACCTCGGCGCTCCAGCTCCGGCTCGCCGACCCCGCCGACCACGACGACGCGCTCCGCGCGATCGAGCAGGTGCTCGGCGTCCGCGGCACGCTCTCGCCGGAGGCGGCGCGGATCACCGCGCCGATGGCTGACCCCGACCGGGTCGCCGACCTGCTGATCACGCTCCGCGAGGCCGGCATCCACCTCGCCGAGATGAGCGTGCAGAAGCCCACCCTCGACGAGGTGTTCCTCACCATCACCGGCCACGACGCGGCCGACCAATTCGACCCGGCCGACGCGGCGCCGGAGAAGGAGCAGGTGCACGCATGA
- a CDS encoding Clp protease N-terminal domain-containing protein — MADQDFAQVARRLIVRAIDEATGAGSPAVEAEHLLLAIVADPGPVEPLLAESGLDRAAVERMLRIERARSLEAAGIERFDEQRLATTPRRSRPGWGASAREAIARGGRLARRDRQRLSEADLLTGILLAELGTVPRAFAYAGVDRDALVARLNDLAGVRGR; from the coding sequence GTGGCTGACCAGGACTTCGCGCAGGTGGCGCGTCGCCTCATCGTGCGAGCGATCGACGAGGCGACCGGGGCCGGATCGCCGGCGGTGGAGGCCGAGCACCTGCTGCTCGCCATCGTCGCCGACCCCGGCCCGGTCGAGCCGCTGCTCGCCGAGAGCGGCCTGGACCGCGCTGCCGTCGAGCGGATGCTGCGGATCGAGCGCGCGCGCTCGCTCGAGGCGGCCGGCATCGAACGCTTCGACGAGCAACGGCTCGCCACCACCCCGCGGCGCAGCCGGCCCGGGTGGGGCGCCTCCGCGCGCGAGGCGATCGCCCGCGGCGGCAGGCTGGCGCGTCGCGACCGGCAACGCCTCAGCGAGGCCGACCTGCTGACCGGCATCCTGCTCGCCGAACTCGGCACAGTGCCGCGCGCGTTCGCGTACGCCGGCGTCGACCGTGATGCCCTCGTCGCACGACTGAACGACCTGGCGGGCGTGCGCGGCCGGTGA
- a CDS encoding helix-turn-helix domain-containing protein produces MAPISPPPTGGIADELAAVLALRAYADRLEDAAVERALRAGWSWGELAEALGVTRQAVHKKHIRRLESAGIDLRRRRG; encoded by the coding sequence ATGGCCCCGATCTCTCCGCCGCCGACCGGCGGCATCGCCGACGAACTCGCCGCGGTGCTCGCGCTGCGCGCCTACGCGGACCGGCTCGAGGACGCCGCCGTCGAGCGCGCGCTCCGGGCCGGCTGGAGCTGGGGCGAACTCGCCGAAGCGCTCGGCGTGACCCGCCAGGCCGTGCACAAGAAGCACATCCGCCGGCTGGAGTCGGCCGGCATCGATCTGAGGAGACGTCGTGGCTGA
- a CDS encoding L-serine ammonia-lyase produces the protein MTAFVSALDLFSIGIGPSSSHTVGPMRAAADFVDRLDQRGELDRVRRVTCSLYGSLGATGLGHGTPDAVIAGLAGLRPEDCDPDRVRGAWSRLDEPEAEAEADGAVSTAGTVRLAGRHPIRMRSTDVSLEPRTRLPGHPNALTLQAWSDDDALPLAEETYYSVGGGFIRREGETREEAEALRYPLPYANAAELIALCDAHGVSLCDIARYNEVAIHGEAGIDAGLDAVWDAMAECVAHGLDTEGVLPGGLGVKRRAPEVRRRLDAYDHDEAAHPRGGRDTSTEWLHAFALAVNEENASGGRVVTAPTNGAAGILPAVGHYYLRFVPGADRAGIRRFLLTAAAIASLVKKNASISGAEGGCQAEVGSACAMAAGALCAVLGGTPRQVENAAEIAMEHHLGLTCDPVAGLVQVPCIERNAIAASTAVSAARLALHGDGTHLVSLDTVIETMRQTGIDMMTKYKETGEGGLAVNVVEC, from the coding sequence GTGACAGCGTTCGTCTCAGCCCTCGATCTGTTCTCGATCGGGATCGGGCCCTCGAGCTCGCACACCGTCGGGCCGATGCGGGCCGCGGCGGACTTCGTCGATCGACTCGACCAGCGCGGCGAACTCGACCGGGTGCGGCGCGTCACCTGCTCGCTGTACGGCTCGCTCGGCGCCACCGGGCTCGGCCACGGCACGCCCGACGCCGTGATCGCCGGGCTCGCCGGGCTCCGCCCCGAGGACTGCGACCCCGACCGGGTGCGCGGCGCGTGGTCGCGACTCGACGAGCCCGAGGCCGAGGCCGAGGCCGACGGGGCCGTGTCGACCGCGGGCACCGTCCGGCTCGCGGGCCGGCATCCGATCCGGATGCGCAGCACGGATGTCTCGCTCGAACCCCGCACGCGGCTTCCGGGGCATCCGAACGCCCTGACCCTCCAGGCCTGGAGCGACGACGATGCACTCCCCCTCGCCGAAGAGACCTACTACTCCGTCGGCGGCGGGTTCATCCGCCGCGAGGGCGAGACGCGCGAAGAGGCCGAAGCGCTGCGGTACCCGCTGCCGTACGCGAACGCGGCCGAGCTCATCGCCCTCTGCGACGCGCACGGGGTGTCGCTGTGCGACATCGCGCGGTACAACGAGGTCGCCATCCACGGCGAGGCCGGCATCGACGCGGGGCTCGACGCCGTCTGGGATGCGATGGCCGAGTGCGTGGCCCACGGGCTCGACACCGAGGGCGTCCTGCCGGGCGGGCTCGGCGTGAAACGCCGCGCCCCCGAGGTGCGGCGCCGGCTCGACGCGTACGACCACGACGAGGCGGCGCACCCGAGGGGCGGCCGCGACACCTCGACCGAGTGGCTGCACGCGTTCGCGCTGGCCGTCAACGAGGAGAACGCGTCGGGCGGCCGGGTCGTGACGGCGCCGACGAACGGCGCGGCCGGCATCCTGCCCGCCGTCGGCCACTACTACCTCCGCTTCGTGCCCGGCGCCGATCGCGCCGGCATCCGCCGCTTCCTGCTGACGGCGGCGGCCATCGCCAGCCTCGTGAAGAAGAACGCATCGATCTCGGGTGCCGAGGGCGGCTGTCAGGCCGAGGTCGGCTCGGCGTGCGCGATGGCCGCGGGCGCGCTCTGCGCCGTGCTCGGCGGCACGCCCCGCCAGGTCGAGAACGCGGCCGAGATCGCGATGGAGCACCACCTGGGGCTCACCTGCGATCCGGTCGCCGGGCTCGTGCAGGTACCGTGCATCGAGCGCAACGCGATCGCCGCGTCGACGGCGGTGTCGGCCGCCCGGCTCGCCCTCCACGGCGACGGCACCCACCTCGTCTCGCTCGACACCGTGATCGAGACGATGCGCCAGACCGGCATCGACATGATGACCAAGTACAAGGAGACCGGCGAGGGCGGCCTCGCCGTCAACGTCGTGGAGTGCTGA
- a CDS encoding sulfurtransferase → MTALELPGSLVSVDWLAERIDDPRLVVLDATALLVDAPGGGKAWLSGLDPYLVDGHLPGAVFADLLEEFSDPSGRHPFTLPDVDRVRAAAAEVGIGADSTVVVYDTANGRFAARLWWVLRSFGVDRAGVLDGGLTAWRAAGLPIETGLAPVRPVNAPFEPVALSGFWADRTDIEAVLDGSAPAALVCSLPPAVFRGDPGIPGPSGHIPGSVNVPSAFLVDRESNRLAEPASLAEAHAAVPDAGPVILYCAAGIAAALGALALTVQGRTDVRVYDGSLNEWRDDPAAPVLTGA, encoded by the coding sequence ATGACCGCGCTCGAACTTCCGGGATCCCTCGTCTCCGTCGACTGGCTCGCCGAGCGCATCGACGATCCGCGTCTCGTCGTGCTCGACGCGACGGCCCTGCTCGTGGACGCGCCGGGCGGCGGCAAGGCGTGGCTGAGCGGCCTCGACCCGTACCTGGTCGACGGGCACCTGCCGGGCGCCGTCTTCGCCGACCTGCTCGAGGAGTTCTCCGATCCGAGCGGCCGTCACCCGTTCACCCTGCCCGATGTCGATCGCGTCCGGGCAGCGGCGGCCGAGGTCGGCATCGGCGCCGATTCCACCGTCGTCGTCTACGACACCGCGAACGGGCGATTCGCCGCGCGCCTGTGGTGGGTGCTGCGATCGTTCGGCGTCGATCGCGCCGGGGTGCTCGACGGCGGACTCACCGCCTGGCGAGCGGCCGGCCTGCCGATCGAGACCGGCCTCGCGCCGGTGCGGCCGGTGAACGCGCCGTTCGAGCCGGTCGCGCTCAGCGGATTCTGGGCCGATCGCACCGACATCGAGGCGGTGCTCGACGGCTCCGCACCCGCGGCGCTCGTCTGTTCGCTGCCGCCGGCGGTCTTCCGCGGCGACCCCGGCATCCCCGGCCCGTCGGGGCACATCCCCGGAAGCGTGAACGTGCCCTCGGCGTTCCTCGTCGACCGTGAGTCGAACCGACTCGCCGAGCCTGCGAGCCTGGCCGAGGCGCACGCCGCCGTGCCCGACGCGGGGCCGGTCATCCTGTACTGCGCGGCCGGCATCGCGGCGGCGCTCGGTGCGCTCGCGCTGACCGTGCAGGGGCGCACCGACGTGCGGGTGTACGACGGGTCGCTGAACGAGTGGCGCGACGACCCCGCCGCGCCGGTGCTCACGGGCGCCTGA
- a CDS encoding rhodanese-like domain-containing protein encodes MTDLATSTPSLFDHVASADAAIRHFGGRLAFETDVSDVRGALEADAPGFVLVDTRNDRAWAQGHVPGAVHLPTRRIRDEAADVVPAGTPVVVYCWGPGCNGATRAALEFALLGHPVKEMIGGFEYWVREGFAYETADGVVQPAVDATVNVAGTGTGTGTGASAGVSAGAVSCAC; translated from the coding sequence ATGACCGATCTCGCCACGTCCACGCCGTCGCTGTTTGACCACGTCGCATCCGCCGATGCGGCGATCCGCCACTTCGGCGGGCGGCTCGCCTTCGAGACGGACGTCTCGGACGTGCGCGGCGCGCTCGAGGCGGATGCGCCGGGCTTCGTGCTCGTCGACACCCGCAACGACCGGGCGTGGGCGCAGGGGCACGTGCCGGGGGCCGTCCACCTGCCGACCCGTCGCATCCGCGACGAGGCGGCGGACGTGGTGCCCGCCGGGACTCCGGTGGTCGTCTACTGCTGGGGGCCCGGATGCAACGGGGCCACGCGGGCCGCGCTCGAGTTCGCGCTGCTCGGCCACCCGGTGAAGGAGATGATCGGCGGGTTCGAGTACTGGGTGCGTGAGGGCTTCGCGTACGAGACCGCCGACGGCGTGGTGCAGCCCGCCGTCGACGCGACGGTGAACGTCGCGGGCACGGGCACGGGCACGGGCACGGGAGCGAGCGCGGGCGTGAGCGCCGGCGCCGTCTCCTGCGCCTGCTGA